A stretch of Streptomyces vietnamensis DNA encodes these proteins:
- a CDS encoding beta-N-acetylhexosaminidase: MTSEQDLIPVPLSVEHRGSSAGCFPLDERTTLDAGPGTGSTARWLRAALGAATGLPFADGAGEHAVRLRISEEVARERGPEAYRLSTERPGAAVVIEGGGPAGVFWGAQTLRQLLGPDAYRKAPVRRDAARDLPYVTIEDGPRFGWRGLLLDVSRHFTPKDDVLRLLDLLAAHKLNVFHLHLTDDQGWRIEIERHPKLTGVGAWRARTKWGHRASPLWTETPYGGFYTQDDIREIVAYAAERHITVVPEIDLPGHAQAAIAAHPELGNTDVVDTAALTVWDTWGVNPNVLAPTEAVLRFYEGVFEEVLDLFPSTFVHVGGDECPKDQWKASPTAQARIEELGVGDEDGLQSWFIRHFDRWLAARGRRLIGWDEILEGGLADGAAVSSWRGYAGGIAAAEAGHDVVMCPEQHVYLDHRQAPGEDEPVPIGYVRTLEDVYRFEPVPPGLSPEAAAHILGTQANVWTEVMENRSRVDYQVFPRLAAFAEVAWSALPAPEARDHAGFERRMRTHYRRLDALGVDYRPPAGPHPWQQRPGVLGRPLEGTPPNV, from the coding sequence ATGACGTCGGAGCAGGACCTGATTCCCGTACCGCTGTCGGTGGAGCACCGGGGGAGTTCCGCCGGGTGTTTCCCGCTCGACGAGCGGACCACGCTCGACGCCGGACCCGGCACCGGGTCCACCGCCCGCTGGCTCCGCGCCGCGCTCGGCGCCGCCACCGGGCTGCCGTTCGCCGACGGAGCGGGCGAGCACGCCGTACGGCTGCGGATCAGCGAGGAGGTGGCGCGGGAGCGGGGCCCGGAGGCCTACCGCCTGAGCACCGAGCGTCCCGGTGCCGCCGTCGTCATCGAGGGCGGCGGCCCCGCCGGGGTGTTCTGGGGCGCCCAGACCCTCCGTCAGCTCCTCGGCCCCGACGCGTACCGCAAGGCGCCCGTGCGGAGGGACGCGGCCCGGGACCTCCCGTACGTGACCATCGAGGACGGCCCCCGCTTCGGCTGGCGCGGCCTTCTCCTCGACGTCTCCCGGCACTTCACGCCCAAGGACGACGTCCTGCGCCTGCTCGACCTCCTCGCCGCCCACAAGCTGAACGTCTTCCACCTCCACCTCACCGACGACCAGGGCTGGCGCATCGAGATCGAGCGCCACCCGAAGCTCACCGGGGTCGGCGCCTGGCGGGCCCGCACCAAGTGGGGGCACCGGGCCTCGCCGCTCTGGACCGAGACCCCGTACGGCGGCTTCTACACCCAGGACGACATCCGCGAGATCGTCGCGTACGCCGCCGAGCGGCACATCACCGTCGTCCCCGAGATCGACCTCCCCGGCCACGCGCAGGCCGCCATCGCCGCCCACCCCGAACTCGGCAACACCGACGTCGTCGACACCGCCGCCCTCACCGTCTGGGACACCTGGGGCGTCAACCCCAACGTCCTCGCCCCCACCGAGGCCGTCCTCCGCTTCTACGAGGGCGTCTTCGAGGAGGTCCTCGACCTCTTCCCGTCCACCTTCGTCCACGTCGGCGGCGACGAGTGCCCCAAGGACCAGTGGAAGGCCTCCCCGACCGCCCAGGCCCGCATCGAGGAACTCGGGGTCGGCGACGAGGACGGCCTCCAGTCCTGGTTCATCCGCCACTTCGACCGCTGGCTCGCCGCCCGCGGCCGCCGCCTCATCGGCTGGGACGAGATCCTGGAGGGCGGACTCGCCGACGGAGCGGCCGTGTCGTCCTGGCGGGGGTACGCGGGCGGAATCGCCGCAGCCGAGGCCGGCCACGACGTCGTCATGTGCCCCGAACAGCACGTGTACCTGGACCACCGACAGGCGCCCGGCGAGGACGAACCCGTGCCCATCGGATACGTCCGCACCCTGGAGGACGTCTACCGCTTCGAGCCCGTCCCGCCGGGCCTCTCGCCCGAGGCCGCCGCCCACATCCTGGGAACCCAGGCCAACGTCTGGACCGAGGTGATGGAGAACCGCTCCCGCGTCGACTACCAGGTCTTCCCGCGCCTCGCCGCCTTCGCCGAGGTCGCCTGGTCCGCGCTGCCCGCGCCGGAGGCGCGCGACCACGCCGGTTTCGAGCGCCGCATGCGCACCCACTACCGGCGCCTGGACGCCCTCGGCGTCGACTACCGCCCGCCCGCCGGACCCCACCCCTGGCAGCAGCGGCCGGGGGTCCTGGGCCGCCCCCTGGAGGGCACGCCCCCGAACGTGTGA
- a CDS encoding DUF6571 family protein: MLKFDQVLHAHLGGLKEAVTVWSETVSKLEKSKEKAETGLQGKADKADWKGENAGVTQAFVRKTAKEFGDALTEASSIRNILRDAESEFQAAKTELEKLVAEAPGKGIRIDQDGVVSYLIHPDRRAKDYDGPKPEQADFEAMRSAIKAAIDRANNADDVASRALRGLVGSDNMNFSGTNYDSLASASKAQDAEDAHAAYELYKKGDDATPEEIDKLNALFKANQKDPYFAEKFALEVGPKGSMEYWADMGDPSDGSRLGVDHRDKLKELQTNWSLTLATATHSTSPEMEQWKADVIKAGSEPIQTRGTSPYGFQVMSNLMRVGDYDDKFLKDYGNGLVITERKMTGDGRLPADRAWHQLTGGPSHLNWMGGDLGNDPMVGFMEGLGHNPKASTDFFNGDIDLTPENTKDDKKLDPFDYFTKDREWPEEINDKGDRTKEPGYNALGHALESATTGHPYDADPEGLKDVRTKENAEVMQKVVERYGDDPKYMHRQPGIDDSLGKMGAAYIDELNRSLETDSDTTMEEKKNSPFGFNDGKGGSRFGSEFDTGLLWNRGDAVNFMGIVSQSETGHSTLSAAESLYTTSVLDEVGPKPGSTFDDRDLTDARTTLRIGSEAQGILDESRMAQIDKDYEHDSDEHKKAVGRTTEWVKFGVGAAAAGGVAVLTGGAGGVLVPLAAETVGGAVTTVIGMEADDMSEKYEKDELLKKKSDDLSDEALAMGKENSLRPGIAYANAPGWSEKDRNYLDEELVKYVRDSRMHARDNSLPDPYEKK, translated from the coding sequence ATGCTGAAGTTCGACCAGGTCCTCCACGCCCACCTCGGCGGCCTCAAAGAGGCTGTCACCGTCTGGTCGGAGACGGTGTCCAAGCTGGAGAAGAGCAAGGAGAAGGCGGAGACCGGCCTCCAGGGCAAGGCCGACAAGGCCGACTGGAAGGGCGAGAACGCCGGTGTGACGCAGGCGTTCGTCCGGAAGACCGCCAAGGAGTTCGGTGACGCGCTCACCGAGGCGAGCAGCATCCGCAACATCCTGCGGGACGCGGAGAGCGAGTTCCAGGCCGCCAAGACCGAGCTGGAGAAGCTCGTGGCGGAGGCCCCCGGCAAGGGCATCCGCATCGACCAGGACGGTGTCGTCAGCTATCTGATCCACCCCGACCGCCGCGCCAAGGACTACGACGGCCCCAAGCCCGAGCAGGCCGACTTCGAGGCGATGCGTTCGGCGATCAAGGCCGCGATCGACCGGGCGAACAACGCCGACGACGTCGCCTCCCGAGCCCTGCGCGGACTCGTCGGCAGCGACAATATGAACTTCTCCGGCACGAACTACGACTCCCTCGCGTCCGCCTCGAAGGCGCAGGACGCCGAGGACGCGCACGCCGCCTACGAGCTGTACAAGAAGGGCGACGACGCCACCCCCGAGGAGATCGACAAGCTCAACGCCCTCTTCAAGGCCAACCAGAAGGACCCGTACTTCGCCGAGAAGTTCGCCCTGGAGGTCGGTCCGAAGGGCAGCATGGAGTACTGGGCCGACATGGGAGACCCCAGCGACGGCTCCCGGCTCGGCGTCGACCACCGCGACAAGCTCAAGGAACTCCAGACGAACTGGAGTCTGACGCTCGCCACCGCGACCCATTCCACGAGCCCCGAGATGGAGCAGTGGAAGGCCGACGTCATCAAGGCCGGCAGCGAGCCGATCCAGACGCGCGGCACCAGCCCGTACGGCTTCCAGGTCATGAGCAACCTCATGCGCGTCGGCGACTACGACGACAAGTTCCTCAAGGACTACGGCAACGGACTCGTCATCACCGAGCGGAAGATGACGGGCGACGGCCGGCTGCCCGCCGACCGGGCCTGGCACCAGCTGACCGGCGGGCCGAGCCACCTGAACTGGATGGGCGGCGACCTGGGCAACGACCCCATGGTCGGCTTCATGGAAGGCCTCGGGCACAACCCCAAGGCGTCGACGGACTTCTTCAACGGCGACATCGACCTCACGCCCGAGAACACCAAGGACGACAAGAAGCTCGACCCGTTCGACTACTTCACCAAGGACCGCGAGTGGCCCGAGGAGATCAACGACAAGGGTGACCGCACCAAGGAGCCCGGCTACAACGCGCTCGGCCACGCCCTGGAGTCCGCGACCACCGGCCACCCGTACGACGCCGACCCCGAGGGCCTCAAGGACGTACGGACCAAGGAGAACGCCGAGGTCATGCAGAAGGTCGTCGAGCGGTACGGCGACGACCCGAAGTACATGCACCGGCAGCCGGGCATCGACGACAGCCTCGGCAAGATGGGCGCCGCGTACATCGACGAGCTGAACCGCTCCCTGGAGACGGACAGCGACACGACGATGGAGGAGAAGAAGAACTCCCCCTTCGGTTTCAACGACGGCAAGGGCGGGTCGCGGTTCGGCTCCGAGTTCGACACCGGGCTGCTCTGGAACCGCGGCGACGCCGTCAACTTCATGGGCATCGTGTCGCAGAGCGAGACCGGCCACTCCACCCTCTCGGCGGCCGAGTCGCTGTACACGACGAGCGTCCTCGACGAGGTCGGCCCCAAGCCCGGCTCCACCTTCGACGACCGGGACCTCACCGACGCGCGGACCACGCTGCGGATCGGCTCGGAGGCGCAGGGAATCCTCGACGAGTCCCGTATGGCGCAGATCGACAAGGACTACGAGCACGACTCCGACGAGCACAAGAAGGCCGTCGGCCGGACGACCGAATGGGTCAAGTTCGGCGTCGGCGCGGCGGCGGCGGGCGGCGTCGCGGTTCTGACCGGCGGCGCCGGTGGCGTACTGGTACCGCTGGCCGCCGAGACGGTGGGCGGTGCGGTGACGACCGTCATCGGCATGGAAGCCGACGACATGTCGGAGAAGTACGAGAAGGACGAGCTGCTGAAGAAGAAGTCGGACGACCTGTCGGACGAGGCGCTGGCCATGGGCAAGGAGAACTCCCTCCGCCCCGGCATCGCCTACGCGAACGCGCCCGGCTGGAGCGAGAAGGACCGCAACTACCTCGACGAGGAGCTGGTCAAGTACGTCCGGGACTCGCGCATGCACGCCCGCGACAACTCGCTGCCCGACCCGTACGAGAAGAAGTGA
- a CDS encoding FAD binding domain-containing protein: MTTHAPQTAQSVTLPASLDEAVAALTAMPAAVPVAGGTDLMAAVNKGQLRPAGLVGLSRINEIRGWQYQDGHALLGAGLTHARMGRPDFAALIPALAAASRAAGPPQIRNAGTLGGNIVTAAPTGDSLPVLAALEADLVVLGPLGTREIPVSHLLAGRDLLAPGELVGFVRVPLLHAPQVFLKATGRTGPARATASVAVVLDPARRGVRCAVGAVAPMPLRPLEAERWIASLVDWDNDRGLAPEALAAFGEYVAAACIPDPPGDEQLPPAVLHLRRTVAALARRALGRALA; encoded by the coding sequence TTGACCACGCACGCACCACAGACGGCGCAGTCCGTGACGCTGCCCGCCTCGCTCGACGAGGCCGTGGCGGCACTCACGGCCATGCCGGCCGCCGTGCCCGTCGCCGGCGGCACCGACCTCATGGCCGCCGTCAACAAAGGCCAGCTCCGCCCCGCCGGACTCGTCGGCCTGAGCCGCATCAACGAGATCCGCGGCTGGCAGTACCAGGACGGCCACGCCCTCCTCGGCGCGGGCCTCACCCACGCCCGGATGGGCCGCCCCGACTTCGCCGCCCTCATCCCGGCCCTCGCCGCCGCCAGTCGCGCGGCCGGGCCGCCCCAGATCCGCAACGCCGGCACCCTCGGCGGCAACATCGTCACCGCCGCGCCCACCGGCGACTCGCTGCCGGTCCTCGCAGCCCTGGAGGCCGACCTCGTCGTCCTCGGGCCGCTCGGCACCCGCGAGATCCCCGTCTCCCACCTCCTCGCGGGCCGCGACCTGCTCGCCCCCGGCGAGCTCGTCGGCTTCGTCCGCGTCCCGCTGCTCCACGCCCCCCAGGTCTTCCTCAAGGCCACCGGCCGCACCGGCCCGGCCCGCGCCACCGCCTCCGTCGCCGTCGTCCTCGACCCGGCCCGGCGCGGCGTGCGCTGCGCGGTCGGCGCCGTCGCGCCCATGCCGCTGCGCCCGCTGGAGGCCGAGCGCTGGATCGCCTCGCTGGTGGACTGGGACAACGACCGGGGGCTCGCCCCGGAGGCGCTCGCGGCCTTCGGCGAGTACGTCGCCGCCGCCTGCATCCCGGACCCGCCGGGCGACGAACAGTTGCCCCCGGCCGTACTGCACCTGCGGCGCACCGTCGCCGCACTCGCCCGACGGGCACTGGGGAGGGCACTGGCATGA
- a CDS encoding DUF3039 domain-containing protein, translated as MSTLEPERGAGTGTLVEPTPQVSHGDGDHERYAHYVQKDKIMASALDGTPVVALCGKVWVPGRDPKKYPVCPMCKEIYDSMGAGGGDKDKGGKDK; from the coding sequence ATGAGCACTCTCGAGCCCGAGCGCGGGGCAGGTACGGGAACCCTCGTCGAGCCGACGCCGCAGGTGTCCCACGGTGACGGCGACCACGAGCGCTACGCCCACTACGTCCAGAAGGACAAGATCATGGCGAGCGCCCTCGACGGCACGCCCGTCGTGGCGCTGTGCGGAAAGGTCTGGGTACCGGGGCGCGACCCCAAGAAGTACCCGGTCTGTCCGATGTGCAAGGAGATCTACGACTCCATGGGCGCGGGCGGCGGCGACAAGGACAAGGGCGGCAAGGACAAGTAG
- a CDS encoding (2Fe-2S)-binding protein, whose translation MSDAHKGQTGGWEPIPQSEGYDGDATAFVQLPPDFMLDGVPLEAPGHGYVPPMITPLQPLAPSAATDPAATGTWTVHVPTEAEQTQYFEGETFQGETFQDVEHFQPPAYVEHAVEHVGEHVAEYDGQDPHATAEWRFEESTGQWQIPAEPEASVPPASPTPLASPTPLASPASYAEAPVTLPGGAPAPWALPEEPVAEEAAEASEAAGTDAAEEVPEAVQEPAPEAVQEPAPEAVPEAVQEEAPTAPAPVAPPVDASTDSDEHPHTSYTLRVNGTDRPVTGSWIGESLLYVLRERLGLAGAKDGCSQGECGACNVQVDGRLVASCLVPAATAAGSEVRTVEGLAVDGEPSDVQRAMAKCGTVQCGFCIPGMCMTVHDLLEGNHAPTELEGRQALAGNLCRCSGYRGVLDAVRDVVAEREAAAAATAPEAADEIPVPHQIPHAHDGGMA comes from the coding sequence ATGAGCGACGCGCACAAGGGTCAGACGGGCGGCTGGGAGCCGATCCCGCAGAGCGAGGGATACGACGGCGACGCGACCGCCTTCGTCCAGCTGCCGCCCGACTTCATGCTGGACGGCGTGCCCCTGGAGGCGCCCGGCCACGGCTACGTACCGCCGATGATCACCCCGCTCCAGCCGCTCGCCCCGAGCGCGGCGACGGACCCGGCGGCGACGGGCACCTGGACGGTGCACGTCCCGACGGAGGCGGAGCAGACGCAGTACTTCGAGGGCGAGACGTTCCAGGGCGAGACGTTCCAGGACGTCGAGCACTTCCAGCCGCCGGCGTACGTCGAGCACGCCGTCGAGCACGTCGGCGAGCACGTGGCCGAGTACGACGGGCAGGACCCGCACGCGACGGCCGAGTGGCGCTTCGAGGAGTCCACGGGCCAGTGGCAGATCCCGGCCGAGCCGGAGGCATCCGTCCCGCCCGCCTCGCCCACCCCGCTCGCCTCGCCCACCCCGCTCGCCTCGCCCGCCTCGTACGCCGAGGCTCCGGTGACGCTGCCGGGCGGCGCGCCCGCGCCCTGGGCGCTCCCGGAGGAGCCGGTGGCGGAGGAGGCCGCGGAGGCCTCGGAGGCCGCCGGGACGGACGCCGCGGAGGAGGTTCCGGAGGCCGTACAGGAGCCCGCTCCCGAGGCCGTGCAGGAGCCCGCTCCCGAGGCCGTGCCGGAGGCCGTACAGGAGGAGGCCCCGACAGCCCCCGCCCCCGTCGCGCCGCCCGTCGACGCCTCCACGGACAGCGACGAGCACCCCCACACCTCGTACACCCTGCGGGTCAACGGCACGGACCGGCCCGTCACCGGTTCCTGGATCGGCGAGTCGCTGCTCTACGTCCTGCGCGAGCGCCTCGGCCTCGCCGGGGCCAAGGACGGCTGCTCGCAGGGCGAGTGCGGCGCGTGCAACGTGCAGGTCGACGGCCGGCTCGTGGCCTCCTGCCTGGTGCCCGCGGCGACCGCCGCCGGGAGCGAGGTGCGGACGGTCGAGGGCCTCGCGGTCGACGGCGAACCCTCGGACGTGCAGCGGGCGATGGCCAAGTGCGGCACCGTCCAGTGCGGCTTCTGCATCCCCGGCATGTGCATGACCGTGCACGACCTCCTGGAGGGCAACCACGCCCCCACGGAGCTGGAGGGCCGCCAGGCCCTCGCCGGCAACCTCTGCCGCTGCTCCGGCTACCGGGGCGTGCTCGACGCCGTCCGGGACGTCGTCGCCGAGCGCGAGGCCGCCGCCGCGGCCACCGCGCCCGAGGCCGCCGACGAGATCCCTGTCCCGCACCAGATTCCCCACGCGCACGACGGAGGCATGGCGTGA
- the mycP gene encoding type VII secretion-associated serine protease mycosin, with product MRTSSIRRSRARVTASAALGMLLVGIASVPAHAENFRSQQWHLDAMGAEEIWQLSTGKGVTVAVIDTGVDKSNPDLRGQVLEGKDLAPQESGDEFTDYDGHGTGMAGLIAGTGARDSGSGAFGLAPGAKILPVRVPGLQGGDVNMVEGSERFNRVIPQAIKYAADSGAKVINLSLGNNEGSQALTDAVKYALDKGSLVFAAVGNNGDKGNPVNYPAATPGVVGVGAVDQKLTHVPFSEHGRQVDIVAPGQDMVHACGGGTGMCKSKGTSEATALASAAAALLWSKHPDWTNNQVLKVMLNTVAKPKGGEKRSDFIGYGAIRPLRTLKTPGDPGPADVRPIDDLAETATPSASASGSADPAPSQSSAAPAPAPQAAAEDGGNTGLWIGLGIGAAVLIGAAVAVPVLRSRRG from the coding sequence ATGCGTACCAGCAGTATTCGTCGGAGCCGTGCACGGGTCACCGCCTCGGCCGCCTTGGGGATGCTGCTGGTGGGCATCGCGTCCGTCCCCGCCCACGCGGAGAACTTCCGCTCCCAGCAGTGGCACCTGGACGCCATGGGCGCCGAGGAGATCTGGCAGCTCAGCACCGGCAAGGGTGTCACCGTCGCGGTGATCGACACCGGCGTGGACAAGAGCAATCCGGATCTTCGGGGCCAGGTACTCGAAGGCAAGGACCTTGCGCCGCAGGAGTCGGGCGATGAGTTCACCGACTACGACGGTCACGGTACGGGGATGGCGGGCCTGATCGCCGGTACCGGAGCGAGGGACAGCGGGAGCGGGGCCTTCGGCTTGGCGCCGGGCGCCAAGATCCTGCCGGTGCGCGTTCCTGGGCTCCAGGGGGGCGACGTCAACATGGTGGAGGGCAGCGAGAGGTTCAACCGCGTCATTCCGCAGGCGATCAAGTACGCGGCCGACTCCGGTGCCAAGGTCATCAATCTGTCCCTGGGGAACAACGAAGGCTCGCAGGCACTCACCGATGCGGTGAAGTACGCGCTGGACAAGGGATCTCTCGTTTTCGCCGCCGTCGGGAACAACGGCGACAAGGGGAATCCGGTCAACTACCCGGCGGCGACCCCCGGTGTGGTCGGTGTCGGTGCCGTGGACCAGAAGCTGACGCACGTCCCGTTCTCCGAGCACGGCCGCCAGGTCGACATCGTTGCCCCGGGCCAGGACATGGTGCACGCCTGTGGCGGCGGCACGGGCATGTGCAAGTCCAAGGGCACCAGTGAAGCCACCGCCCTCGCCTCTGCCGCCGCTGCTCTGCTCTGGTCGAAGCACCCCGACTGGACCAACAACCAGGTCCTGAAGGTCATGCTCAACACGGTCGCCAAGCCCAAGGGAGGCGAGAAGCGCAGTGACTTCATCGGCTACGGCGCCATCCGTCCGCTCCGTACGCTGAAGACGCCCGGCGACCCCGGTCCCGCCGACGTCCGGCCCATCGACGACCTCGCCGAGACCGCGACACCGTCCGCTTCCGCCTCCGGCTCGGCGGATCCGGCCCCGTCGCAGTCCTCCGCCGCCCCGGCCCCCGCTCCCCAGGCCGCCGCCGAAGACGGCGGCAACACCGGTCTCTGGATCGGCCTCGGGATCGGTGCTGCCGTGCTGATCGGTGCCGCCGTCGCCGTACCCGTACTCCGGTCGCGGCGGGGCTGA
- a CDS encoding YqgE/AlgH family protein encodes MTEVSSLTGRLLVATPALADPNFDRAVVLLLDHDDEGSLGVVLNRPTPVTVGDILAPWAALAGEPGVVFQGGPVSLDAALGVAVIPGDEGPLGWRRVYGAIGLVDLEAPPELLGPALGSLRIFAGYAGWGPGQLEAELGDGAWYVVESEPGDVSSPRPETLWRQVLRRQRGELAMIATYPDDPSLN; translated from the coding sequence ATGACCGAGGTGTCCTCGCTCACAGGACGGCTGCTCGTGGCCACCCCCGCGCTGGCGGACCCGAATTTCGACCGCGCGGTGGTCCTGCTGCTCGACCACGACGACGAGGGCTCGCTCGGCGTCGTCCTCAACCGGCCCACGCCGGTCACCGTCGGCGACATCCTCGCCCCCTGGGCCGCCCTCGCCGGCGAACCCGGCGTCGTCTTCCAGGGCGGCCCCGTCTCGCTCGACGCGGCCCTCGGCGTCGCCGTGATCCCCGGCGACGAGGGCCCCCTCGGCTGGCGGCGGGTGTACGGGGCGATCGGCCTGGTCGACCTGGAGGCCCCGCCCGAGCTGCTCGGACCCGCGCTCGGCTCGCTGCGGATCTTCGCCGGGTACGCGGGCTGGGGCCCCGGCCAGCTGGAGGCCGAGCTCGGCGACGGCGCCTGGTACGTGGTCGAGTCGGAGCCCGGCGACGTCTCCTCGCCGCGCCCCGAGACGCTCTGGCGGCAGGTGCTGCGACGGCAGCGCGGCGAGCTCGCGATGATCGCGACGTACCCCGACGACCCGTCCCTCAACTGA
- a CDS encoding xanthine dehydrogenase family protein molybdopterin-binding subunit, whose translation MSSDATTAALDTPGQEQPAAHGLGTSLPQAEARAKTEGTFPYASDLWAEGLLWAAILRSPHPHARIVSIDTTAAEAMPGVRAVVTAADVPGAATYGRRVADRPVFASDLVRHHGEALAAIAADHPDTARLATAAIAVEYEILEPVTDPEKAFAAEPLHPDGNLIRHIPLRFGDPEATGEVVVEGLYRIGRQDPAPIGAEAGLAVPRPDGGVEIYTASTDPHTDRDLAAACFGLPPEQVKLVVTGVPGATGDREDPGFQIPLGLLALRTGCPVKLTATREESFLGHAHRHPTLLRYRHHADAEGRLVKVEAQILLDAGAYADSSSESLAAAVAFACGPYVVPHAFVEGWAVRTNNPPSGHVRGEGAMQVCAAYEAQMDKLAAKLGVDPAELRMRNVMATGDILPTGQTVTCPAPVAELLAAVRDFPLPSLPKDTPEDDWLLPGGPEGAGEPGAVRRGVGYALGMVHMLGAEGTDEVSTATVRVMDGVATVICSAVDTGSGFSTLARQIVQETLGIDEVHVAPVDTDQPPAGPAAHGRHTWVSGGAVERAAKMVRTQLLQPLAHKFGMSTELLQITDGKITSYDGVLSTTVTEAMDGKELWATAQCRPHPTEPLDESGQGDAFVGLAFCAIRAVVDVDIELGAVRVVEMAVAQDVGRVLNPAQLTARIEAGITQGIGAALTENLRTARGLVRHPDFTGYALPTSLDAPDIRIVKLVEERDVVAPFGAKAASAIPVVTSPAAVASAVRAATGRPVNRLPIRPQAAVAVPNS comes from the coding sequence GTGAGCAGCGACGCGACCACCGCCGCTCTGGACACCCCCGGTCAGGAGCAGCCCGCCGCACACGGCCTCGGCACCTCGCTCCCGCAGGCCGAGGCGCGGGCGAAGACCGAGGGCACCTTCCCGTACGCCTCCGACCTGTGGGCCGAGGGGCTGCTCTGGGCCGCGATCCTGCGCTCGCCGCACCCGCACGCCCGGATCGTGTCGATCGACACGACGGCGGCGGAGGCCATGCCGGGCGTACGGGCCGTGGTGACGGCCGCCGACGTGCCGGGCGCGGCGACGTACGGGCGCAGGGTCGCCGACCGGCCCGTCTTCGCCTCCGACCTGGTCCGGCACCACGGCGAGGCCCTCGCGGCGATCGCCGCCGACCACCCGGACACGGCGCGGCTCGCGACGGCGGCGATCGCCGTCGAGTACGAGATCCTCGAACCCGTCACGGACCCGGAGAAGGCGTTCGCGGCGGAGCCGCTGCACCCCGACGGGAACCTGATCCGGCACATCCCGCTGCGCTTCGGCGACCCGGAGGCGACGGGCGAGGTCGTCGTCGAGGGCCTGTACCGGATCGGCCGGCAGGACCCGGCGCCGATCGGCGCGGAGGCGGGTCTCGCGGTGCCGCGCCCGGACGGCGGGGTGGAGATCTACACGGCGTCCACGGACCCGCACACGGACCGCGACCTGGCGGCGGCCTGTTTCGGCCTGCCCCCGGAGCAGGTGAAGCTGGTGGTCACCGGGGTCCCGGGCGCGACGGGCGACCGCGAGGACCCGGGCTTCCAGATCCCGCTGGGCCTGCTGGCCCTCCGCACCGGTTGCCCGGTCAAACTGACCGCCACGCGCGAGGAGTCCTTCCTCGGCCACGCCCACCGCCACCCCACCCTGCTGCGCTACCGCCACCACGCGGACGCGGAGGGGCGGTTGGTGAAGGTGGAGGCGCAGATCCTGCTCGACGCGGGCGCGTACGCGGACTCGTCGTCGGAGTCGCTCGCGGCGGCGGTGGCCTTCGCGTGCGGCCCGTACGTGGTCCCGCACGCCTTCGTGGAGGGCTGGGCGGTCCGTACGAACAACCCCCCCTCGGGCCACGTCCGGGGCGAGGGCGCGATGCAGGTGTGCGCGGCGTACGAGGCCCAGATGGACAAACTGGCGGCGAAGCTGGGCGTGGACCCGGCGGAGCTGCGCATGCGGAACGTGATGGCGACCGGCGACATCCTGCCGACGGGCCAGACGGTGACGTGCCCGGCCCCGGTGGCGGAACTCCTCGCAGCCGTGCGGGACTTCCCGCTCCCCTCCCTGCCCAAGGACACCCCGGAAGACGACTGGCTGCTGCCCGGCGGCCCCGAGGGCGCGGGCGAACCCGGCGCGGTGCGGCGGGGCGTGGGCTACGCGCTCGGCATGGTGCACATGCTGGGCGCGGAGGGCACCGACGAGGTGTCGACGGCGACCGTGCGGGTCATGGACGGGGTGGCGACGGTCATCTGCTCGGCCGTGGACACGGGTTCGGGCTTCTCGACGCTCGCCCGCCAGATCGTCCAGGAGACGCTGGGCATCGACGAGGTCCACGTGGCCCCCGTCGACACGGACCAGCCGCCGGCGGGCCCGGCGGCCCACGGCCGCCACACCTGGGTGTCGGGCGGAGCGGTGGAACGAGCGGCGAAGATGGTCCGCACGCAGCTACTCCAGCCGCTGGCCCACAAGTTCGGCATGTCGACGGAGCTGCTCCAGATCACGGACGGCAAGATCACCTCGTACGACGGCGTCCTGTCGACGACGGTCACGGAGGCGATGGACGGCAAGGAACTCTGGGCCACGGCCCAGTGCCGCCCCCACCCCACGGAGCCGCTGGACGAGTCCGGCCAGGGCGACGCCTTCGTCGGCCTCGCCTTCTGCGCGATCCGCGCGGTGGTGGACGTGGACATCGAACTCGGCGCGGTACGCGTGGTGGAGATGGCCGTCGCCCAGGACGTCGGCCGCGTCCTGAACCCCGCTCAGCTCACCGCCCGCATCGAGGCGGGCATCACCCAGGGCATCGGCGCGGCCCTCACGGAGAACCTCCGCACGGCCCGCGGTCTGGTCCGCCACCCCGACTTCACGGGCTACGCACTCCCGACATCACTGGACGCCCCGGACATTCGCATCGTGAAACTCGTCGAGGAACGCGACGTGGTGGCCCCCTTCGGCGCGAAGGCGGCGAGCGCGATCCCGGTCGTCACCTCGCCCGCCGCAGTGGCCTCAGCGGTGCGCGCGGCGACGGGCCGCCCGGTCAACCGCCTCCCGATCCGCCCCCAGGCGGCGGTCGCCGTGCCCAATTCGTAA